Below is a genomic region from Salinirussus salinus.
ACGGCGGGACCCTCCGGTACGACCGCGAGTTCGCCCTCTTCGACGGCGACGGCGAGGTCATAAACGGCAAGCGGACCGACCGCGTCCACGACCTGGAGACGGACTTCGACCCCGCGACCCGGACCCTCACCGTCGAGACCCCGGCGGGCGAGTACCGCGAGTTCGGCCTCGACGAGGGGGAGGCGGCGGAGTGGTTCTCCGGCTTCTTCGGGGTGGACCTGTCGCTGGAGCGGGACGCCGACCTGGGTTACGTCGACCGCCGGAGCATGGGGCCGTCGGTCATCAGCACGGCGACCCTCGAGGAGGTGGCGTCCTGGTTCGAGGGGATGGCCATCGAGGGCGCCCGCCGGCGGCTCCGCGCGAACGTCGAGGTGTCGGGGGTCGAGCCGTTCTGGGAGGACCGCTTCGTCGGGGAGGGCGCGCCGGCCTTCGAGGCCGACGGCGTCCGGTTCGAGGGGGTGACGCCCTGTGGCCGGTGTGTCGTCCCCGCCCGCGACCCCGACACCGGCGAGGCGCTCCCGGAATTTCGCGAGCGGTTCGTCGGGAAGCGGGAGGAGACGTTCCCGGACTGGGCCGACGAGTCGGCCTTCGACCACTTCTACACGCTGATGCTCATCGCCAGCGTCCCCGAGGCCGACCGCGGCGCGACGGTCGCGGTCGGTGACCCGGTCACCGTCGTCGAGTAGTCGGTGCCGGCGACCGTCCTCGAATGGCCGGACTCGTCGACAGCCGCCGGAGGGTTAGGCCCGCTGAGTGCGGGCACGCCGTAGCTCCGCCCGCAGTTCCCGGCGTTTCAGCAGGACGAACCCGCCGAGGATGAGCAGGAAGCCGACGCCGGTCCAGACGGTGATCGTCTCGCCCAGAAGCGCCCACCCGAGCAGCGTGGCCACGACTGGGACGGCGTAGGAGACGAGGTTGGTCTCCAGCGGGCCGTAGGCTCCCAGCAGGAAGAAGTAGATGACGAAGGCGACGGCGGTGGCGAAGACGGCGATGTAGGTAAGCGCCACGAGTCCCGCCGGGTCGAACTGGACGGCAGCGAGCGACTCGCCGGCCGCGAGGCTGCCGACGTGGAGGATCCCCGCGCCGATGACCATCGCCCACGCGGTGAACGCGGAGTCCGGCAGCGTCGACTCCCAGCGGCGGATGAGCACGCTCCCCAGGGCGACGCTGACGGCCGCGAGCGCCACCAGCGCCTTGCCGACGACGCCGGCCGCGAGCAGGTTCCCGGGGTCGGGGCGGGCGATGACGACGACGCCGGCCAGGCCGACGAGAATGCCGACGAGCCCGAGCAGGGAGTTGCTCTCCTCGGCCAGCAGCGCCCACGCGAACGCAGTCGTCAACAGCGGGATGAGGCTGTAGATGACCGACGCGAGGCTACCGGTGGTGTACTGCTGGCCGAGAAAGAGCAGGCTGTTGCCGGCGATGAGGAAGATCCCCCCGGCCAGCAGCGCGCCGGCGTCCGCCCGCGTCGGCCGCCAGCGCTCGGCCGCGACGACGGCGTAGGCGAGCAGGACGACGGCCGCGAGGTCGTAGCGCGCGGCGGCAAAGAGCACCGGCGGGAACGACTCCAGCCCCACCTCGATGGCGGGGAACGAGGCGCCCCACAGCGCCGCCAGCCCGGCGAACAGGAGGGCGGACCGGTAACGGGTCACGGCCGTCGTCTGGGACCGGCCGGCACATGAGTCTGTCCATTCCGTGCCAGCTCGTGCCACGGCGCCCCCGCACACGCTCACCCGGTTTCGCGGTCCCTGAGCCGGAACGGACGGGGAAATCCTCTTTGTGCCAGTCCCGGTAGGGCGACCGATGGGCGTCTCGGTCAGCTACCGCGGGGAGACCAGACTCACCTTCTCCTGGAGCGAGCTGACCGGCGCAGTCGGCGACTCCGTCACCGTCCTGCCGGTGGTCGTCGCCGTCGCGGTGCTGACCGAGCTCTCGCTTCCGGTCATGCTGGTGTGGTTCGGCGTCTTCCAGGTCGTCTGGGGGCTGTACTACGGGGTCCCGGTCTCCGTCGAGCCGATGAAGGCGCTGGCCGCGCTGGCCATCGCCGGCACGCTCACCGCCGGGGAGTTTCTGGTCGCCGGGCTGCTCGCGGGCGCGGTCCTGCTGGCGGTCGGGCTGACCGGGACGCTGAGCCGTGTCGAGGCCTACGTCGGCGCGCCGGTGATCCGCGGCGTCCAGCTCGGCGTCGCGCTGGTGTTGCTCAAGACGGGCGTTCAGCTCGGAGCGGCCGACCCGCGGCTCGCGGCCGCGGGGGTCGCCGTCACCGCCGGCGCGCTCGCGCTCGGCGCCCGCCGGTCGACCGGGCTGGTCGTCCTGCTCGCGGGGGCGGGCGTCGCCGTCTGGACGACCGGGCTCCCGGTCCCTTCCCTCCCCTCGCTGGAGGGGGTGATGCTGTTCGGCACGGCGGACCTCACCGCCGACGCGGCGGGCGGGGCACTCGCCCAGCTCGGCATGACCGTCGGCAACGCCGCGCTGGCGACGTCGCTGCTGCTCGCGGACTACTTCGACCGGGACGTCTCCGCCGACGAGCTGTCGGCGAGCATGGGCGCGATGAATCTCGCCGCCGTCCCCCTGGGAGCGCTGCCGATGTGTCACGGCAGCGGCGGCGTCGCCGGCAAGTACGCCTTCGGCGCCCGGACGGCCGGCGCGAACGTCATCCTCGGGGTGGGCTACGTCGCGGTCGCGCTGCTGGCCGCCGAGGCCGTCGCCGCCTACCCGATGGCCGTCCTCGGGGTCGTGCTCGGGCTGGTCGCGCTCCAGCTCGGCCGGACGAGCCTCCAGCGGGCCGACGCGAGCGGCTATCCGCTCGTGGTCGCGGTCGGCGTCGTCGGCCTGCTTATCAATCTCGGCGTCGCCTTCGTCGGCGGCGTCGCTGTCCACCTCGCGCGCAGGCGGCTGGCCCGAGGTCCGTGAGGCCGTGTCCCGGAACCGGGGCCAGGAGTCGGGGCGTCAGGGTATTGACCCTCGGCGGCCAAGCACCGCCGATGGGCGGCGATACGGTGACCGTCGCGGGCGACCGCGAGCTGACTCTCCGGGACGCACCCGCGGTCCGCGAGCGCTTCGGCTGGGAGCGGCGGGCAGTCACGATCGACTGCCACAGCGGCCGCACCATCGAGGGGGTGTGGTGCGGTGTCCCGGTCGCTCCGGCCGTCGAGGCCGCCGACTTCCCGCCGGAAACCACCCACCTTCGGGCGACCGCCCGCGACGGCCACCAGGTCTGTGTCCCCGTCCGGACGGGGCTCGCGGGGCTGCTCGGCTTCGTCTGCGAAGAACTCGACGACGGTCGCGAGGGGACCGGGGGAGACACCGCCGAAACCCCGCGGCTGGTCGCCCCGGACATCGACTCCGCCCGGGCTGTCCGCGGCCTCACGCGAGTCGAGCCGGCCGCTCTCCCGCCCGGTGAGGACCCACGGGGCCACGAGACAGTCGGGTAGTCGGCGGACCGTGAGGGTGCCGCCACGCTCTGTTCCGCTCGTTCGGCGTTACGTCTCCCCGCAGGAGTAGCCTCCGGGTCCCGACCGGACAGCGGATCGACAGTACCCCACGCTGCATTGCGACCGATATATCCCGAGTGATACAAGCATTTATGTGGATTCCGCTCGCCGCTCGTTATACCAGCTATGACACAACGGGACCCGGAGACGGAGAGCGCTCGCGGTACGTCCAGACGCTCGCTGCTGAAGGCTGCCGGGACCGTCGGTGCGGCGGGGGTCCTCGGGCTGGCCGGCTGTGCCAGTCGGGGCGGCAACACTGACGACGGGTCGACCGACGCCGGAGGATCCACCGACGGCGGCGGGACAGAGACGGGGGACGGCAGCGGGAGTGGAGGCGGGAGCGAGAGTGCGACCCCCGAACTCGGCGACTCGATGACCATCTTCCACGCCGGGAGCCTCGCGCCGCCGTTCGACGCGGCCGAACCGCAGTTCGAGGAGGAGTACGGCGTGGACGTCACCCGCGAGGCGAAGGGGTCGGTCGCCTCGACCCAGAAGATCACCCAGCAGGGCCGCGTTGCGGACGTGCTCGGCACGTCGGATTTCCGGCTCATCCGGAACCGCATCCTCCCGGAGTACGGCGACTGGTACACCGTCTTCACCACCAACTCGATGTCCATCCAGTACCGCGAGGACTCCCCCGGCGCCGACGAGATCTCCAAGGACAACTGGTGGGAAATCCTGACCCGGGACGGCGTGACGATCGGCCACTCCGACCCGGCGGTCGACCCCGGGGGGTACCGGGCGGTCATGTCACAGCAGCTTGGCGCCATCGAGTTCCGGGGGAGCCGGCTGTACGACGACGCGACCTATCAGAAGCTCCGCGAGAACTCGACGGTCCCGACGGGGACGGAGACGAAACTGGAGGGACAGCTCCAGTCGGGCGCGCTGGACTACGCCATCTACTACCAGTCCATCTCCTCGACCTCCGGTCTCCCGTACATCGACCTCCAGGACCAGGTCGACCTCTCGCAGGCGACAAGCGAGTACGCCAGCCACTACGCGAAGGCGGAGGTCGAGACGGGAAGCGGGACGTTCACCGGCGCCCCCATCGCCTACGGGATGACGGTTCCGAGCGTCGCCGAGAACCCCGGCCGCGGCGCGCAGTGGGTCGAGTACTTCGCCACCGAACCCGGTCGCCAGATCCTCCGGGACCAGGGACTCGTCCCGGTCGACCCCATCGTGGTCCCGGGCAGCAGCGAGGACGCGGTCCCGGACCGGGTGATGAACGTCGCGAGCGCCAAGGAAGCCCTCGGCCCGCTCGAGCTGTGACCGAGTGGCTCTTTCCCCCCGAGCCACGCGGTCCCGGACACCGCGGGCTCCGTAACACTATCGTCTCACAGGCGAGCTAACCCAATCCATGGCAACCATCGAGGGCTCCTGGTACCGGTCGGGTCGGCTCCGTCGCGGGTCAGTCGCGGCCGCCTTCCTCCTCGCCCAGCTGGTGGCGGTCGCGGTCGCCTACCGGGCCGGGCGACCGACGCTCTATGCCTTCTTTCTCGTCTTCAGTACGGCCGCGGCCGCCTACGCCGTCGAGCACGACGGCGGGACGCTGCTCGCCCTCGTCCGGTTTCTCGTCGTCCAGACCGGCGCGCTCGGGGTCGCCGTCCTCGCCGAGCGCGGCGTCGCGCTCACCACGACCGGTCGCGTCGAGGTGGGGTTCCAGCTGTGGGCCCTCCTGCTCGTCGGCTTCGCCGTTCCCGGCCTGCTGTACGTGCTGCGGCGGGCTGGCACCTGGTCGGCCGGGGCCGTCGGCGTCGTCGGCGTGGTCCTCCTCTCGGCGACCGCCGCGTTCGTCGTCGGCGGCGGGTTCGCGATCTTCCTCCCGCTGTGGGGCGTTCTGTACGTCGTCCTCGGCGTTGTTGCGGTCGCGTACACGCTCAGGGGGAGTCTTTTCACCGTCGCCACGGCGACTCTGGGGAGCGTCCTGATGGTCGCGCTGGGCCTGCCGCTTGCGCTGTTCGTCGCCAGGCAGGCCCCGTCGGTTGTCGTGGAAAAAGCGCTCGACCCGAACGTCCACCGGATGCTCTACCTGGGCATCTACGGCCCGCTCCTGGCTGCGCTTCTCAGCCTCGTCTGTGGCATCCCGCTCGCGCATCTCCTCGAGCGCGGATTCACCGGTCAGGCGCTCGTCGAAAGCCTCGTCGACCTGCCGCTGGTCGTCCCCCACAGCGTCGCGGGCATCATCATCCTCTTTGGCTTCGGACGTGGAGGTGCGTTCCCCAGCGTGCCGGTGCTCGGTACGGTCGTCGGGATGGTGCTGGCGATGACGTTCGTCAGCGCCCCCTACGCCGTCAACGCCACCCGCGAGGCGTTCGAGGCTATCGACGACCGCCTGGAGTACGCATCCCGCATCCACGGCGCGAACCGCTGGCAGACGTTCCGTCGCGTCACAGCGCCGCTGGCCGTCCGGGGGATCGTCACCGGCGGCGTGCTCGCGTGGGCGCGGGCCGTCTCCGAATTCGGCGCCGTCGCGGTCGTCGCCTACACCGTCGACTTTTTCTACCCGCTGGCGGGCGAGTCGGTCCGGGCCCAGCACGCGCCCGTGTTCGTCTACAACACCTACCTGCAGGGCGGGCTCACCGAGAGCGGCGCCGTCGCCTTCCTTCTTTTGGGCGTGTCGGCGCTCATCTTCCTCGTCGTCCGCTGGCTCACCGGCGACACCGGAGGGGTCCTCGGGTGACGCTCGAGGCCGACATCGCGGCGACGTTCTCGGCCGACGGCGCGGAGCCCTTCGTCGTCGACGCCGCCTTCGAGGTCGAACGCGGCGAGACGCTCACGATACTCGGGCCGAGCGGCAGCGGCAAAACGCTGCTGCTCGAGTCCGTCGCCGGGTTTCACGCCCACGACGGACGCGTCGCGCTCGACGGCCGACCCCTCAGCGACCGCCCCCCGGAGCAGCGGGACTTCGGCTTCGTCTTCCAGGACTACGCGCTCTTTCCCCACGCGACCGTCTCCGAGAACGTCGCCTTCGGCCAGCGGTACCTCGGGCCGTCGTGGTGGGAGCGGGCCAGGGAGCTGGCGACCGGCGACGACAGGCGCTCGCGGCTGCGGGCCCTGGTCCGCGACGACGGGCGGAGTCGGCGGGAGCGACTCCAGCATCTGGCGCGACTCCAGCGCGAGGGGCCGGACGCGCCGGACCCGGCGCGGTTGCTCGAGGAGTTCGGCATCGACGACCTCGCGGACCGGTACCCGCCGACGCTCTCGGGGGGCGAGCGCCAGCGGGTGGCGCTCGCGCGCGCGCTGGCGGTCGAACCGGAGGTCCTCCTGCTGGACGAGCCCCTCTCCTCGCTGGATGTCCCGACCAGACAGTCGCTCCGGCAGGACCTGCAGGACGTCCTCGCGGATGTGACCGCGGTCTACGTCACCCACAACCGGACGACCGCGCGCGCACTCTCCGACCGCATCGTCGTCATGAACGACGGCCGGGTCGTCCAGTCGGGGTCGCCGGAGGCGGTGTTCGAACGCCCGGCCTCGCCGATGGTCGCCCGCTTCACGGGCGCGAACTGCATCCCGCTCGCGGACGTTCCCGGTCTCCGGGACCGCCTCGACGTCACCGCGGAGTACGTCGCTATCCGGCCGGAGGCGGTAGGTCTCGCCGACGACGGGGACCTCCGCGGGGCCGTCGAACGGGTCGTCCGCGAGGGCGCTTCCTCACGGGTGACCGTCGACGCTGGAGAGGCGCGCATCGAGACACTCACCGAAAGTCCGCCGGCCATCGGGGCCGACGTGGCGTTGCAGTTCCCCCGCGACCGGCTGCACCCGGTCAGCTGAGCGCAACCGCCTCCCGCGCGAAGCGTTCGCCCGTCCAGCGCCACGACCCGACGTATGGCCACTCCCCGTCGAGGACGACGATGAGGTACGAGCGCTCGGTCCAGGTCGCCCGCCGCCGGTCCGTGGGGCTCGGCTCCGCCGGCCCGTGCGGGTGCGAGTGATAGAAGCCGACGACCTCCTCGCCCGCTGCCTCCACCTCCTCCATCAGCGCGAGCTGTTCGGCGGGGTCGATGCGGTACTCGGTGCGGGGGTCGGCGGCGACGTTCTCCGCCCGGCGGAGCGTCCGCGCGTGGCTCGTCGCGCCGCGCTCGCCGCCGAGGACGCCACACACCTCCGCCGGTGCGCCCTCGCGTGCGTGGTCGATGGCGGCGTCGTAGACCTCGCGGGTCAGCCGGAGCATACCGGGGCTTCGGTCCAGGAGTCCAAGAGGGTACTCCCGGCCGGCCGCGGCGACGCCTTTTATGACATCCGGCCCCCACCCCGGCACATGGAGATCGAGATGCGGTTTTTCGCCAACTTCCGGGATGCAGTCGGCCAGAAGACCGTCACGCGGGAGTTCGACGGGGAGACCGTCGGTGACCTCCTGCAGGACCTCGCCGCGGAGTACCCCGGGATGGACCTGTTCGAGGACGACGGCAGCCTCCGGGACTTTCTCACGATCATGAAAGGCGGCAAGGATATCGCCCACCAGGAGGGACTGGACACCCCACTCGAGGACGGGGACACCGTCAGCGTCTTCCCGCCGGTGGCTGGCGGGAGCGGGCGCGAGGACCAGAGCAAAACGGGACTGTCGTCCCGTGCTCAGCAGCAGTAGATGAACGGGTAGATCATCGCGACGCGGTCGCCGTCCTCCAGCTCCGTGTCGAGCCCGTCGAGGTGCTCGTTGAACGTGCCGTTGACCGCGACGCGGGCGTACACCCGTGTCTGCTCGCCTTCGGGGTTCTTCGCGTAGTTCTCCCCCGGCAGCGACTCCAGCTCCGGCGCCCACCCCTCAGTCGTCGCCTCCTCCTCGGTCTCCGCGATGAGCATCTCCCCGACGTCGTAGTCCTCGAAAAACGCCTCCAGGAAGTCCCGGAGGGTGCCCCCCTCGAAGGTGTACTCGACCCGCGGCTCGCCGACCGCCGTCCGGACGTGACCGGTACACCGCGCCTCGACTGTCGTCCGGACCGGTGTCCCCGGGTCGGCCTCGCTCGCCCCGGCGTCGCGTGCCTCCTGCATGTGCGTGTTGCTCATACGACACACTACCGGCACGGGCGACAAGTCCGTTTGCCGGAACATGTTCGGCCAGTCAGACCGACCGGGCCGGGACCGAGTGAGCGTGGGTGCTCACGGGCCGGCACTGCCGGACGATTTATGGAGCGAGCACGCCGAGAGCCGGTGTGGACGAACTCGAACTGACGATCCCGGAGGGTATCGTCGACTCGCTGCCGGCCGACAGCGACGACACGAAACAGGACATGGGCAAGGCCGTCGCCGGCTGGGAGCGCGAGCTCAACGCCGCCCTCACCGTCGAGAACGAGGACGAGGCAGTCAGCGCCGTCGTCGACATGATCGAGCACTTCCAGGAGCGGTGGGAGGCCTACGACGAGTTCGTGGTCGAACTGCGCGCCTGGGGGCAGTCGCCCATCTACGCGATGGCCTGGCGTGACCTCCACGCCGCGGTGCTCCAGCAGGTCTACGACCACGAGGACCTGGCCGACCGGATCGACCGCGAGCGCAACTTCCGGGCGGTCGACGACGGGATCCGCCCCGGCTCCGGCGGCTGAACGGCCGCGAGAACTCGCCGCGGACGGTGAACGTCGGGCCTCTCCCGCGCACGCGCCCGACAGCTTTAGCCCCCTGCCGCCGCTACCGGGAGACGATGATCGAGCGCGAACGGAGTTACCGCGGGATCTCCGCCAGGGCCGCGGTCGGCTATCTCGAAAATCTCGGCGGCGAGCGGGTCGAGGACGGGATCGTCGAGGACAGGGACGGCAGCTGGCGGGCCTCCCTCTCCGAGGAGAAGGTAGACGTCGGACCCTCGCTGAAACTCACCGAAGTGACGGTTGCCTTCGAAGGTGAAAGCGAGGACGCCCTGGACCGTCTGGTCGAGGAATTCTCCCAGAAGGCGATCCGTGCGGGCGGCTGACAGGTCTTCCTCCACCCCCATGTCCGAGCAGACCCATCCAATCGAGGGGCAGGTCGTCCTGCTGGCCGGCGCACAGGCGAGCGTCACGCTCCAGGCACTCTCCGCGCTACTCGAAGACGCCCAGCGCCACCTCGTCGACCGCCGCGAGGACTACGGCCGCCGCTTCGAGCGCGTCGAGGCCGGCAGTCGGACCTACTATCTGGCCGACGCGAACCACTGGGAGCGGGTCGGAGAAGAACTCGGACTCGGCGACAGCGAGGCGGACGCCGTCCGGCGGGCTCACGGGGCACAGTTCCGGCGGGACGGCCGCCGGCTCGACCGGAAGGCGGAGTTCGAGACCGCGATGGAGATCCGCGACCCCGTCGCCATCGCGTCGCCCTGAGCCGGCGGCGCCGGCCAGGTGCCGGTGTTAGGGGCGGTGCCGGTCACTCCGCGAGCTCGATCGTCTCGACGACCTTCTCGGAGAACTCCACCTCAGTGAGGTCGCCGTTGTGCAGCCGGTCGAGCCACGCCGCCTCGACGTGCCATCGGCCCCGCTCCTCGCCCTCGAAGTCGGTCACCACGGCGTCGATGTCCGCCCCGCTCCAGTCCTCGTCGTGCAGGTCCCGGAAGACGTTGATCACCCGTCCCACCTCGCGGTGGGGGACCACGCCCTCGCTGTCGGCGGAGATCGACTCGTAGGTGACCGCGTAGCCCCCCTCCCGCTCGACGACCTCGTCGACGTAGACGCCGTGGCTGGTCAGCCGCGACTCTACGCGGAACTCGAAATCCTCGTCGTCGGTCATACCCGCAAGAAGGTGGCTCGGGACCGTAAGTGGTCGGCTCCGGACCGCCGGTCCGGACCGGGCGCCGGTGGGTGGCTCGCGGCGGGCTCAGTCGTCGGCGGGTGCCTGCGAGTCGCCGCCGGCGGAGACGCCGGTGCCGGGCCCGACCTCGATGCCGAGCTCGTCGAGCTTCTCGTCGGGGACGACACCGTCGACCCAGCCGCGGACCTCGTAGTACTCCGCTTTGAGCTGGTCGAGTTCGGCGAGCTGACCCTCGCTGCCGCCCTGGGCCGGGATGGCGTCATCGTGACCCTCGACGAAGCGGCCCGGCAGGTCGTCGTCGTCGCCGTCGAAGCCGGCGAGGTTGTTGTAGTACCGCTCGAGATTGTAGATGCGCTCGCCGGCCTCCAGCAGCTCCTCCTCGCTGACGTCGCGTCCGGTCATCCCGTTGTACTGGAGGACGTACTCCTCGATGCCCTCCGCGAAGGCGTTGAACTTGCAGATGTCGAAGGAGTCGGAGATGGCGTGCATGTCCTGGAAGGTGACACAGAGCTCACCCTTCCCCTCGGGCTCGTGGGGGTCGACCTGCTCGAGGATGCCCAGGATCTCCGCGGCTGGCGTGTACCCCCGGAGGTGACAGGCCCCGCGGTTCGAGGTGGCGTAGCCGATGGCCATCCCCTTCATGCAGCGGGGGTCGTAGGCGGCCATCGTCTGGCCCTTCACGGCGAGGGAGTTCTCCTCTGCGTCGAACTCCGCTTCGAGGTGGGCGGGGCCGCCGGCAAGGTGGTCGGCGAACTCCGTCTCCCGGTGGGCGATCCGGTCGAGCAGGTCGACCATCTCCGAGGAGTCGCCCCAGTCGAGACCGTCGCCCTCGACATCGTCGAACTTGCCCTGCTCGGTCATCTCCATGGCCATCGCCATGGTGTTGCCGGCGTCGATGGTGTCTATCCCGAGGTCGTTGCATCTGTCGACCATCAGGACGGAGTCGTCGAGGTCGGTGTGCGCGGAGTTGGGGCCGAGCGCCCAGGCCGACTCGTACTCGAAGGACTCCATCCGGACGTTCATCTCCTCGCCTTTGTGCATCGCCTGGACCTCGACCTCCTTCTTGCAGGCGACAGGACAGGAGTGACAGGTCGGTTCGTCGACCAGGATGTTCTCCCGGACGTGCTCCCCCGAGACCCGCTCGGCGTCGATGTCCACACCTTCGGAGTCGCTCATCGACCGCGTCGAGGAGTACCGGCCGTTCTTGGTCGGGAGGCCGTCCATCTCCTCGGTGACGTTCATCAGGACGTTGGTCCCGAACATCGAGAGCCCGCCCTCGTTGGGCGCGGTGACGTCCGACTCCTGGATGAGCTGCATCGCCTGCTTGTGGCCCTCCCGGAAGGTCTCGGGGTCGGCGGGCTTTTGCATCTCCGTGGAGGACTTGACGACGACCGCCTTGAGGTTCTTCGACCCCATGACGGCGCCGGTCCCGCCCCGGCCGGAGGCGCGGTCGTCCTCGTTGACGATGCAGGCGTAGCGGACCTCGTTCTCCCCGCCGGGCCCGATGGCCATCGCCGAGAGGTTCTTGCCGTACTCGCCGCCGATCTCGTCTTCGATCTCCGCCATCGTGTCGTGGACGCCCCACCCCCAGAGGTGGGAGGCGTCCCGGAGTTCCACCTCGCCGTCCTCGACGTAGGCGTAGACCGGGTGCTCCGCTTTCCCTTCGAACAGCAGGCCGTCGAAGCCGGCCCACTTCAGCCGCGCGCCCGACCAGCCGCCGTGGTGGGAGTCGGTCACCTGCCCCTTG
It encodes:
- a CDS encoding MoaD/ThiS family protein, producing the protein MQEARDAGASEADPGTPVRTTVEARCTGHVRTAVGEPRVEYTFEGGTLRDFLEAFFEDYDVGEMLIAETEEEATTEGWAPELESLPGENYAKNPEGEQTRVYARVAVNGTFNEHLDGLDTELEDGDRVAMIYPFIYCC
- a CDS encoding ABC transporter ATP-binding protein, whose protein sequence is MTLEADIAATFSADGAEPFVVDAAFEVERGETLTILGPSGSGKTLLLESVAGFHAHDGRVALDGRPLSDRPPEQRDFGFVFQDYALFPHATVSENVAFGQRYLGPSWWERARELATGDDRRSRLRALVRDDGRSRRERLQHLARLQREGPDAPDPARLLEEFGIDDLADRYPPTLSGGERQRVALARALAVEPEVLLLDEPLSSLDVPTRQSLRQDLQDVLADVTAVYVTHNRTTARALSDRIVVMNDGRVVQSGSPEAVFERPASPMVARFTGANCIPLADVPGLRDRLDVTAEYVAIRPEAVGLADDGDLRGAVERVVREGASSRVTVDAGEARIETLTESPPAIGADVALQFPRDRLHPVS
- a CDS encoding ubiquitin-like small modifier protein 1 produces the protein MEIEMRFFANFRDAVGQKTVTREFDGETVGDLLQDLAAEYPGMDLFEDDGSLRDFLTIMKGGKDIAHQEGLDTPLEDGDTVSVFPPVAGGSGREDQSKTGLSSRAQQQ
- a CDS encoding aldehyde ferredoxin oxidoreductase family protein, whose product is MTDLGGFHDHVARVDLSEGEVAYEGVDDEDAKKYIGARGLGVKYVFDQGPDVDPLGPDNLIAFMNGPLTGTQVTMSGRIAICTKSPIKGQVTDSHHGGWSGARLKWAGFDGLLFEGKAEHPVYAYVEDGEVELRDASHLWGWGVHDTMAEIEDEIGGEYGKNLSAMAIGPGGENEVRYACIVNEDDRASGRGGTGAVMGSKNLKAVVVKSSTEMQKPADPETFREGHKQAMQLIQESDVTAPNEGGLSMFGTNVLMNVTEEMDGLPTKNGRYSSTRSMSDSEGVDIDAERVSGEHVRENILVDEPTCHSCPVACKKEVEVQAMHKGEEMNVRMESFEYESAWALGPNSAHTDLDDSVLMVDRCNDLGIDTIDAGNTMAMAMEMTEQGKFDDVEGDGLDWGDSSEMVDLLDRIAHRETEFADHLAGGPAHLEAEFDAEENSLAVKGQTMAAYDPRCMKGMAIGYATSNRGACHLRGYTPAAEILGILEQVDPHEPEGKGELCVTFQDMHAISDSFDICKFNAFAEGIEEYVLQYNGMTGRDVSEEELLEAGERIYNLERYYNNLAGFDGDDDDLPGRFVEGHDDAIPAQGGSEGQLAELDQLKAEYYEVRGWVDGVVPDEKLDELGIEVGPGTGVSAGGDSQAPADD
- a CDS encoding DMT family transporter, yielding MTRYRSALLFAGLAALWGASFPAIEVGLESFPPVLFAAARYDLAAVVLLAYAVVAAERWRPTRADAGALLAGGIFLIAGNSLLFLGQQYTTGSLASVIYSLIPLLTTAFAWALLAEESNSLLGLVGILVGLAGVVVIARPDPGNLLAAGVVGKALVALAAVSVALGSVLIRRWESTLPDSAFTAWAMVIGAGILHVGSLAAGESLAAVQFDPAGLVALTYIAVFATAVAFVIYFFLLGAYGPLETNLVSYAVPVVATLLGWALLGETITVWTGVGFLLILGGFVLLKRRELRAELRRARTQRA
- a CDS encoding desampylase, producing MLRLTREVYDAAIDHAREGAPAEVCGVLGGERGATSHARTLRRAENVAADPRTEYRIDPAEQLALMEEVEAAGEEVVGFYHSHPHGPAEPSPTDRRRATWTERSYLIVVLDGEWPYVGSWRWTGERFAREAVALS
- a CDS encoding substrate-binding domain-containing protein; translated protein: MTQRDPETESARGTSRRSLLKAAGTVGAAGVLGLAGCASRGGNTDDGSTDAGGSTDGGGTETGDGSGSGGGSESATPELGDSMTIFHAGSLAPPFDAAEPQFEEEYGVDVTREAKGSVASTQKITQQGRVADVLGTSDFRLIRNRILPEYGDWYTVFTTNSMSIQYREDSPGADEISKDNWWEILTRDGVTIGHSDPAVDPGGYRAVMSQQLGAIEFRGSRLYDDATYQKLRENSTVPTGTETKLEGQLQSGALDYAIYYQSISSTSGLPYIDLQDQVDLSQATSEYASHYAKAEVETGSGTFTGAPIAYGMTVPSVAENPGRGAQWVEYFATEPGRQILRDQGLVPVDPIVVPGSSEDAVPDRVMNVASAKEALGPLEL
- a CDS encoding MOSC domain-containing protein, encoding MTAPRVERLTVYPVKGLDGVDLEESRILDGGTLRYDREFALFDGDGEVINGKRTDRVHDLETDFDPATRTLTVETPAGEYREFGLDEGEAAEWFSGFFGVDLSLERDADLGYVDRRSMGPSVISTATLEEVASWFEGMAIEGARRRLRANVEVSGVEPFWEDRFVGEGAPAFEADGVRFEGVTPCGRCVVPARDPDTGEALPEFRERFVGKREETFPDWADESAFDHFYTLMLIASVPEADRGATVAVGDPVTVVE
- a CDS encoding ABC transporter permease translates to MATIEGSWYRSGRLRRGSVAAAFLLAQLVAVAVAYRAGRPTLYAFFLVFSTAAAAYAVEHDGGTLLALVRFLVVQTGALGVAVLAERGVALTTTGRVEVGFQLWALLLVGFAVPGLLYVLRRAGTWSAGAVGVVGVVLLSATAAFVVGGGFAIFLPLWGVLYVVLGVVAVAYTLRGSLFTVATATLGSVLMVALGLPLALFVARQAPSVVVEKALDPNVHRMLYLGIYGPLLAALLSLVCGIPLAHLLERGFTGQALVESLVDLPLVVPHSVAGIIILFGFGRGGAFPSVPVLGTVVGMVLAMTFVSAPYAVNATREAFEAIDDRLEYASRIHGANRWQTFRRVTAPLAVRGIVTGGVLAWARAVSEFGAVAVVAYTVDFFYPLAGESVRAQHAPVFVYNTYLQGGLTESGAVAFLLLGVSALIFLVVRWLTGDTGGVLG
- a CDS encoding putative sulfate/molybdate transporter; the protein is MGVSVSYRGETRLTFSWSELTGAVGDSVTVLPVVVAVAVLTELSLPVMLVWFGVFQVVWGLYYGVPVSVEPMKALAALAIAGTLTAGEFLVAGLLAGAVLLAVGLTGTLSRVEAYVGAPVIRGVQLGVALVLLKTGVQLGAADPRLAAAGVAVTAGALALGARRSTGLVVLLAGAGVAVWTTGLPVPSLPSLEGVMLFGTADLTADAAGGALAQLGMTVGNAALATSLLLADYFDRDVSADELSASMGAMNLAAVPLGALPMCHGSGGVAGKYAFGARTAGANVILGVGYVAVALLAAEAVAAYPMAVLGVVLGLVALQLGRTSLQRADASGYPLVVAVGVVGLLINLGVAFVGGVAVHLARRRLARGP